From Streptomyces sp. NBC_00690, a single genomic window includes:
- a CDS encoding NUDIX hydrolase — translation MSNGQWYPPEWPDRIRALASGDLAPAAPRRAATVMLLRDTVDGPMVHMLRRRASMAFAGGAYAYPGGGVDDRDSRPIGWAGPSLAEWAACLGVDEASAQAIVCAAVRETFEEAGVLLAGTTEDTVVSDTTDDTWEADRQALVLRELSFADFLDRRGLVVRSDLLGGWARWITPEFEPRRYDTWFFVAALPAGQRTRNASTEADRTVWIRPADAADQYDRGELLMMPPTIATLRALAPHATAADALTAARHQDLTPVLATARMVGGELLLSWPGHEEFTKNIPIGGPR, via the coding sequence ATGTCCAATGGTCAGTGGTACCCACCGGAATGGCCGGACCGGATTCGCGCCCTCGCCAGCGGCGACCTCGCCCCTGCGGCGCCCCGCCGGGCAGCAACCGTGATGCTGCTGCGCGACACGGTGGACGGTCCTATGGTCCATATGCTTCGCCGGCGCGCCTCCATGGCCTTCGCCGGCGGCGCTTACGCCTACCCGGGTGGCGGAGTGGACGACCGGGACTCCCGTCCGATCGGTTGGGCAGGCCCCTCCCTGGCCGAGTGGGCCGCCTGTCTCGGCGTGGACGAGGCATCGGCACAGGCCATCGTGTGCGCAGCGGTCCGGGAGACCTTCGAGGAAGCGGGCGTCCTTCTCGCAGGCACCACGGAGGACACGGTGGTCAGCGATACGACGGACGACACCTGGGAAGCGGATCGGCAGGCCCTGGTCCTTCGTGAACTCTCCTTCGCCGACTTCCTGGACCGCCGCGGATTGGTGGTGCGGTCGGACCTGCTCGGTGGCTGGGCCCGGTGGATCACACCCGAGTTCGAACCACGCCGCTACGACACCTGGTTCTTCGTCGCCGCGCTCCCGGCGGGCCAGCGCACCCGGAACGCGTCCACCGAGGCCGACCGCACGGTGTGGATCCGGCCGGCCGATGCGGCCGACCAGTACGACCGTGGAGAACTGCTGATGATGCCGCCCACCATCGCCACACTGAGGGCGCTGGCTCCCCATGCCACGGCAGCGGACGCCCTCACAGCAGCGCGACACCAGGACCTCACCCCCGTACTGGCGACCGCCCGGATGGTTGGCGGGGAACTGCTCCTCAGCTGGCCGGGACATGAGGAGTTCACCAAGAACATCCCCATAGGGGGCCCGCGATGA